The window ctctccccataactattttgagtaattaccaatagtgtccattgcctttaaaaccacAATGAGGATGGAAGTGGGATAATACATTATGAGTGAACCCCAAGACATACTctcgaaacaaaatgaaataaattatggAAAAATCAACTACTACattaagcacacaatttaaaATCTCTCACCAAGTACGAATATACCGACGGAAACATTCAACTTTTGAAGTTCAAACTCCAGACGCAGCGAATCGAAAAACCCATGGACAGCAAACTTGGCGGCACAGTAGGTCCCGGAAAATGGCATGGatattagtcctgtggttgtaAACAAAACAGGCTGAATCAATAGAAAACCATGTTGAAGTATGAGagtcggggcccaatttcatagcgctgctaagcaaacaaaatagcaaagcatgaaatttctcccttgataaaaacaggattaccaaccaattttccacgtgatttttagaataagcaaacaacagctgaataccaataaCACGCAACATGAAACAAACGAAAATgttgttggtaatcatgtttttatcaaggatgaaatttcatgctaagcagctctatgaaattgggccctggggtcgatttcacaaagagctaggactagtcctatcctAAGAGATATAAAAATTTttcagctagtcctaagttaggactagtaactcgagatgagactagtcctaactcattgtgaaatccaccacaggTCATTTGCATCCAATTTGTGGCAATGTTCAAATACTGCATGTAGTCTTTGCAACGGAAAACAAACTGTAAAATAAACTGCATTGGGGACCTTTGGTGACAATAGGTGACAGTTATGTATACCAGCGTATCATTGTTCTCAGATAGTGTGGGCATGCTCAGATTTACGTTAACATAAACCTTTTCGCAAACACCCAATGCTCAAGCGCTagctgttgaatgaggtgcatgctggtctcctagctagaccagcatgaccagccgtcgatttcaccaaactcttccgaacttaggattaatcttaggacttaggacgggttcagtttcgtatccaaatacgtaggacgcattgaacccatcctaagttaggacgagttactcgtcctaactcgagttaggattaatcttagcgtttcgtgaaatcggctgcagggcccaatttcatagagctgcttaagcaaaaaattttgcttaagcaaaaaaaaattcattgcttagtaaaatcagattaccggccaagaatccactcaatttttatgctaagtaaacaacagctaaaaactagtcacaagcaatgtatatggcatgaaattttggccagtaacatgtgtaaaataagcgagctattttcgtgcttaagcattttttttttgcttaagcagctctatgaaattggccccagcaTGCCCCTCATTCAaaagttagcgcttgcgcaatgggtattattttgaaacattagcctgaacatctgacgtcacattaatgctcgtgaataacgccagagagtggcctctaggGTAGGTAAATCTccgtccatcttcacctttcacctacattcaatATGCAAACGAGGGCAAGTGCAGCTGTCCATCGTCACCTCGGACCGGTCAAAACACAGAAACAGGATGcctacgtcactgcacgtttatccaattaaattattgtatccaatgaaatcgcgCAGGttcaaaaaaatcaaatacctGCCGTTATCCTTGtgaattaaaggcaatggacattattggtaactactcaaaataattattggcataaaacctttcttggtgacagttaatggggagagattgatagtataaaacattgtgagaaatggctccctctgaactgaagtgccatagttttcaagaaagaagtaattttccacgaatttgatttcgagacctcagatttagaacttgaggtctcgaaatcaaccatctaaacgtacacaacttcgtgtgacaagggttatttttcttttattattatcttgcaacttcgatgaccgattgagctcaaattttcacaggtttgttattttatgcatatgttgagatacaccaactgtgaaggcttgtctttgacatttaccaatagtgtccactgcctttaagacaggggaccagtctatttgaACGAGCGtatcaaagtctcccattgtgtgaACTGCTACAGACTGAACATGTATTGATCCCTGACGTCACGAAGGTTACCTAATACGGAAGAGACTACTGCGATGCTTCCTTGACTCTCTGCTAACATGGCGGTGGAGTACGTAGCCAGTCTGACGTACGAGTTGAAATTCACCTCAATCGACTGAcacaaacaaagcaaacaataaGTGCATCTGtcagtattaaaggcactggaaacgtttggtaattactcaaaataattgttagcataaaattatacttggaaacgagctatggggagctgtttatagtataacacattgtgagaaacggcttcctctgaagtgaagtagtttttgagaaagaggtgatttctcccTCAACAagcaataaaatacttcagctgcaTCAAAAACACAGAAAATTGTGCAAAAGGGGCGTTTCTTTCTTTTGAaacttgtcaagcagtattttctgctaaacagctttataaaattgggagCAGGGTGTGGTAAGATGGcatcaataaaaataattccTAAAGACTTGATGAATAGAAATATAttagagcaagttcgggtgagcGACTAGACTAGACCAGAGCCGTGACGTAGCTCTTGAGTTGACCATAGTCGACCATGATGCTCCAGTGCTTGCTTCGATAATTATAGTCAATCTCTCTGTGCTCTGtggtttctggttagtctagtcggcctggtcaagtctagtcgacagggcccaatttcatagagctgctatagagcacacaaatttgcttagcatgaaatttccttgataaaattaggattaccaaccaaatctccttgtgattttcaggatattacagctgaataccagaGACAAGCTATAtttaacaaatggaaatttggttggtaatcctgtttttatgagggaagaaatttcatcctgagcaaattttcgtgcttatagcagctctatgaaattgggcccagagctttgACTAAGCTCTCGAATTTACCACATTCGACCATGCGCCAGTTCATGCTTCGATATAGTCATAGTCATTACGCTCTGTGCACTATTGTTTCTGGTTAGTATAGTCAGTCTAATCAAGTCTAGTCGCCACCTGACCATGCTCCTACCTGAGCAAGGTTCTTTTCCATCTCCGGGACGTTCCATAGTTCCATCGGTGTGTGCGTGATATGATTTAAAATCAGATGATCTAACCCTCCAAGCCTCAGCTTCGCTTCATCGATGAGGTGCTTGGTGTGGATGGGGTCCCCCATGTCTAGAGGTATATACGAGGCATCCTGAGCGCCAAGTTGCTTGCATAACGATACCACCTGCATTCAAGCAAGAACCCTAAAGTAAAGCTGCGGCTGGATCACcaaatgaatattcaaatttaACCAACTAgccttttaaaatattgtgaacACTATAGATAtccactgtttggtttgggagTATACACATacatttacccaaacctaatagtgctGTAGTACTTTGTACACCATACTTCACAATGGCTTACTCAATTCAAATCAGATTTATTTTCATACTGTCAAAAACACAGCATTGTCGAATGCATATGCAATGTAACAGCGAACAGAGtagtttaatatttatttttgtttacagtcaaAGAAAAGCAcgaacaaactaacaaacaaacaaacaaacaaacaaacaaacaaacaaacaaacaaacaaacaaacaaacaaacaaacaaacaaacaaacaaacaaacaaacaaacaaacaaacaaacaaacaaacaaacaaacgaacgaacgaacgaacaaacaaacaaacaaacaaacaaacaaacaaacaaacaaacaaacaaacaaacaaacaaacaaacaaacaaacaaacaaacaaacaaacaaacaaacaaacaaacaaacaaacaaacaaaaaaacaaaaaaacaaacaaacaaacaaacaaacaaacaaccaaacaagcaaacaaacaaacaacaacgcTCAATGAACTAAAATGATAATATGATATTATAATGAAGTGTAACCATAAGCCAGAGCCGTATAATGAGAGAGTTGTGACAAATTGCAATTATAAgccattttgtcaaaaaacGCTACAGGGGTTTTAAGGTCACGTGCACGTTTTTAAGCATCAGCTATCGTCCAATGAGTTGCCACATTTGGTCTCaattagggtgtttttttttaaagcgtgACGCATGGTGTCACGTCATCGCAAGGGGCCTCTGTACACGGACATGGGCATTAACAACGCAATGTCGAGTTTTACCCGTTCTAGATTGGCCTCCGTCCTTGATGTTATAAGAAGTCTAGCACCTCGTCGGGCGTAGTGGTAAGCTATCTGTTCGCCTATCCCAGAGCTGGCACCAGTTACTACCACTCGTTTTCCCTTTATCGCTGCTGCTAGGCAATAAAAGAGACACTTCGCGTAAGTTTTTAAGGGGTTACCATTATGTATACTGGTCAAAGTATTATCTGTACCCACCAATAATTATGCCCAAACAGTTTAACACTAGGAACACATTGGGAACTTCCATGGGGGACGAGTCAATATTCTGACACCGGTCACCCCATGTGTTCCAAAAAACCCTGGCGATTTACACGTTAAAGTTTAAGGGTTATGCATAGGAATGTCGGAACACAGGGATGTCGGCTTTCTATAATCAGAAATAACTATTTCTTGACTAAACTCATTAAAAATATGAACAAATCAAATCTCAAATCTGGTTATCATTATGACAAGGTGCGAcaatgaaaatgtatttttgacaatGTATATAATGATAATTTCTTGTTAATTTCTagttgatgtaattttttttaacatgatgttgacatgtgcGATTCAGTTTTTAAATGCGAGACATgttttaatgaaccatttttgaatttgaattgaattgactaCGTTTTTGTGAAAGCAGGAAACGTCgaagtttatttgtttgtttgtttgtattatttccATGTATGAATGAGGGTGACATCCAGGACTGGTCTTTTGTAACGGAGCACACGAGACTGCggtcaaataaatattttttttttaataatccaAGCAATGAGTTCCCAGGTAGGGTTGTAAAAGTAGTAAACTCGCAAATAAAGTGAGCATAttgtacattattattaaaataaacatgtaaacaaagaaaagaaataaaggTTTAATGTCCTGCTGAATGTATAGTGTTTTTCTAGCAATAGGCCTGGGTATTACTGATTATTTTTAGATATTGTCCATCAAGTTAGTGTCCAAAAACGAACTCGCCGTGGTACACAAGGCAAGCCTGGGTGATTGTTCATAAGAATACACGCCAAGCACTGTATTTAAGCCCATCACTCATACGTGTTGGCGTTTAACTTACTTGCTATAACGAAAAAATAGAGACGAGTATTATTCCCCAGGTTAACACTTGCATCTACTACTACTTTATAGTTCGATTGTGCAAGACGCCAGAGTTGTGAAatattaggtttttttttctttgacccAAAGTTCTCTTCgtttttatttactttgttATTTGTTAGAGATGATTAATATTCTTCTATGCTGTTACCCCTTGCACCTACTACTATTTTATAGTTTGATCAATTTCAATTATGACTTACCTTCATTAAAGTTGTCTACCGTACGACTGTAGTATCTGAAACACAAAGCCATCACCAGGACCAGTATTGCACATTCTATTAACATCTTGATGGAAAGGTGCAACAACACCCTGAAGTGTGTAGGGAAATGATTAATCAAAGTGTCCCCACACCTTTGTTTAAGATACAGACAgcgcagaaaaaaaacctaaattgCGATGGGGCACTCCCTTTTCTTTTCTGAAATCATTCACTTGATCATTCAATGTCTAAACGAATCGACTCTGATGACTGAAGTTCACCACAAGTTTGGATATCTAAGGGTCACAAGCTAACATCCAGACGAAAACAATACTAATTAAAGTGTTCACAGCACCATTTACCTCGACCCCGCATCAGACGTAGCTGTAGCAATAATGCAAAAGAAATGAGATTCAAACACTGATATAGATGGTCGACGGGTTTTAAAACACGTACAGATCGAGCAAAGCTGGTACAGTATCGTATGACCTCATCGACGTACGTAAACAAGAAGTTGTATGATCCTTTTCGAAACTATGGATCTCCGGGTTAGGCTCgtccgctttttttttttaaagcccgTTACcgaaattattaaaaaataaccgAGAGAGCCCGAAGCCGGAGAGGAGCCGGAGTTTCGAACCGCATATTCTTAACGCCAAAGTGCAAAGACGAATACCAATGTTGCATGCCGAACAGGTTCAAAACGTTCCAACAACAGTagtccagaaaaaaaaacggttttacctcaaacaaataatttatctTTTACGACAGTGCATTTTATTAAGGCGCCTGTTTAAGTACATACTAAAAATCCGCAAAAATCCAATGAGTGGAAATATGCATAATTTCATATATcaaatggcggccattttaaCGAGTTTTTCGTTGATTTGATCGTATAACGTATTTCCAAACTAAAATAACTAAAATGCATGTTTCAGGATAGATAATCATGTTGATATACCGCTCCTGTATGTCGAACAGGTTAAAAACGTTCCAACAACAGTCAACAATGGATATAGGTCAACTTGACTGAGTACTTTGCAACTATAATAACAAAATGGACTTTAATCAGCGAACTTCACCCGTTTTTATGAATACAGTCTTTCACAGCCTAAAGCAATACGGtgaatggaaacaaaaacacacaaaccccaAAATGTGCACAAATAAGCTCTGCTTGTTGTATAGGCACCATTGACACAACATTCATCTGTCTAAAATGTCAGAGTGCGGTGTATAAGGTAGATTTGGCGGCAGGGAGATGGGTCTGGCAATTGGGTACAAGCAATACAATAAACACACTGACATTTGTCTCAAAAACAAGTAAACTATAGTACGTGTGTGTTTTTATTACCACTGCAAATAAATGAGGGACAAAACTCCGTATTAACacaaaactaaagaaaaaaactacGACACTCTTAACATTGAACCGGATTCTTGGCATGATGAGACCTGAGCTATTTCATGGTCAGCATGACCCGGAAttaggacccaatttcatagagctccttaaGCAGAGGATATTACTTAAATCTTTTCGTTTAAGCAGAAGttagcaggatgccagtcaccaATTATGCTTGTGGTATGTTAGTTcagctggtaaccatattccggtattaagcataattttgatatgcttagctactttgtgtgctgAAGCAGCTATATGAAGGTGGGCCATGTTCACACAACCAAGTTTGTATAAAACTTAcccagggattcgaacccagggtTACGATGTGTGTGTAATTATAGTCCCTCTATAGTTGTACTTCATGACTCTATGGTTATGTGTACACCGACACCAAAGTACGGcccctttcgaaaccacggtttcggctttggattcggcgtCAGGCTCCGTactctcgtctgaagccatgAGCGTCTGTACGCACATCACGCGcagtattgtcaaaacaaccacggGGCCAGTCTAGCccgaagccgaatccaaagccgaaaccgtggtttcgaaacGGGCCTACAACGCTGATACACAGCATTGAAAGCACCATACTTCACTTTCCCCCTATGACTTGATTCATGTCCCTTTTTCGTGCGAGATATTATCTCCACCGTCAAAGTGAAGCTATCCCGGCGCACAGAGTGGGGAAGTTTCTCATGTTAGGAGATGGGACTGAAAATATAAGGGctctcacgggattgggacttgagtcagtCTAATCCCCCCTACGCGTTTAGCTACAATAATATCGTATATTTACAATCTGTTTTTAACCACACGATAGATTTACCGTTTAAAACAAGTCATACTAAGGAGTtataacataaatgaaacaCGGGGAGACTACGTTGGGAAagtcatagaccttttcgcaaataccggggcgcgcgcgtaaagcttggaattaggtgcattgtggtctagctggtatcaaaatttgatccatatctatcccacaatgcacctcattcaacagtctgcgcttgcgcattggtatttgcgataaggtctattccAAACAACGGGCGCCACCAAGCGGTTTTCATAGTCGTCCTTTTTGTGACTTTCTGTCCTTGATAATCATCAAAAAGATTAGGATAACAATCAGCCCAGTGAAGAAAAATCCTATGTACTTCAACTTGCCATTGGACTCTACAAGCAAAGACAGtaagaaaatcaaaatgaaaatgtttatttatgaaaacagagggaataattgtttttacattGCTGTTTGAATAATtagcacaaacaaaagaagaataacaatttaaatattttgtttttaatacgGAGTCGCACATGGTTTTTAATACATTCTGGAACCAGGCGATGATAgatttttaacattattttgcaGAACTCTAAAAATGTTACTTGTTGTTATTACTTAATGTTACTAAAAAATAACTTGCTTGACTGAAGTAAAACAACATCATTATAACATTCGAACAgacattttttacaaactttcTCACCTTCAGTAACCAGGAGAGGAAGTCCCactgaaaattaaaaataataagaaaataaacaaataaacaaaacaaaatacgatGTTAACAGCAGACTTGTATGTCCAATGTCCATCGTCGAATGAACAAAGTGGACAATCGCTGAACAAACGTCTATGAATATCCAATGCGCAAGGTTACTGAAACACAATGAATGTCCATCAAACCTTGGGGAATACCCAATGCCCAATATCAAACTAGTTATACCATTAGGATATGGTGTGTGTTTAgcatcaaattttcaaaactccattcaaaattttcaaaagtcATGCAGTGGTATCCCCTGACACAAACATTACGATTTCGATTcgggaaaacaaaatgtgagatTGAATCTTCACTTTAAAGTATTACTTAATACAGTTAAGTTTTTCTCACCAACTAGCTTGACGTTAGCAACATGTTCGCTACCGTAAAAGCAATCGTACCCTGTAGCGTCTTGGGGCGTCGCGCCCCGAATATGCAAAACATTCATGTAGTCGACGAATACATGGTCAGTCCTCAAATTCGAGCTATTAATAATTGCACTGCCGTTCTTCCACGAGATGGCGTCTGTGATGCCGCCTctgaaaaaacaataaaatattgtcttcatcttggtcatgttccatgtATCCAGTAACTCTAattgaatgctaataataattttgcaaataggaaccagactattttgttcttccagcctcggtttgattacattgatatcaacttgataaaattcaagatggctgcaccatgatacaGGTCTGTTATGATGTGAAAACTTCACAGTTAATTTGAACTACTACTCCACTTACTCAAATGTGTTGAGATTTGATCATTGTTTTAGCAAATTATTTTTGctaaaagggtaaaaaaaaaaaaaaaacgcgttTCAGCGAAATCTTCAATGTCTTGAATTTCTTTTAGTTTACATTGGTTCACTTTAACATGACTGACTGTTTAACTTGTGGTTAACAAGCGTATTCCCTGGTAGTAGGTTTAACATAATCTTGAATCGTCTGACTTTAAAGAACTCTTTTtagcaatgacgtcatcagtctTACCCTGGACATTTGAGCTCTACATCTCCCCCCTCGGGCACGTATATGACCCCTTCTTCCTCTGAAACCATAAGAGATTGTAGTTTATTAAACCGTCTTCAACTGgttaattaaagacagtggacactattggtaattgtcaaagaccagtcttctcacttggactATCTCAGCGTATGCACAAAGTAAGAACCTGTATacaattttgaactcaatttgtcctcgaagttgcgagataataatggatgaaaaaacacccttggcacacgaagttgtgtgtgctttcagatgcttgattttgggacctcgaaatctaattatgagggcCTGGAATcgatttcaaatattttattgggaaaattacttctgttttactcgaaaactacgttccttcaggagccgtttctcgcaatatttgttttaccatttgtttattttaagtaattaccaattgtgtcaagtgcctttaaagaaagtggacaccattggtaataaattactcataataattgttattatcaaacctaacttggtaacgagtcatggggagaggttgatagtttaaaacaccgtgagaaacggctccctctgaagtgacgtagttttcgagaaagaattattttcccgctaatttgatttcgagacctcagattcagaatttgaggtctcgaaatcaagcatccgaaagcacacaacttcgtgtgacaatggttttttcctttcactattatctcacaacttcgacgaacaatggAGCTCagatttccacaggtttgttattttatggaaatgttgaggtacaccaagtgagaagactggtctttgacaattagtgtccagggtctttacaTTAAACATGTAATTATATACACGAACATTCACAGCAACAACACATTTAAAAGCTAAACATCTCAACGAACTGAAAACATGCagttgcttaaaggatttgggtaggttttgtaacacaaaacacaatgtccacagatttacatttaacttacactgtttgaagataatgataatagaaagcgtaccttaacaTATTAGTTGCTccggtgctgtagtttttgagaaattagtaaaacaatgtcatgaaagtacgtttttacatgctaaaatagttttagtctcatgatcactgagacgaaaattattttcatgacattgtttactcatttctacaaaactacagcacttcagcaagtaatattttcagggaagctttctatatcttcaaactgtgtaagtttactgtaattctgtggacattgtgtgtttttgtcctacataGACCCATTAAAGTCATGTAAATAAAACcaatattaaattttaaaaaatctttaaaaatatgtatttttatattgagAGATCACCGAACGCAAGGCGTGGGctgccacttcaaggtgaacTATCGAACCAAATCCCAGGGGCCGCCTACTCCTGATTTGGCTGAAACAGGTTAACCCTAAACAGTCTATGGCGATTTAAGCATATCATCCACTAtataggagcctggctggcagAGCCACTGCCCGCTGCTGGCTTGGAAACCGCTTGCTTGGAAATTCAGGCATGGCATAGTGGTTGAACAATAGGCTAGGCCTAAATGCTCAAAATAAGCGTGCCTTGTTTTCGCGTCTCAATAAATTCTTACACAGCTCACGGGTATAATAAATCTCATTATACCTACTGGGCCCAGAGCTACTTAACGGTATACCAATTTTTCGTGCTGACACAAGAAGACACTTTTTGCTTAAGCTTAtgcttatttcacaggttagcaagaaaataaggTGGCCATCTTGCACCTTCACTTTGAATTGACATGCGTCATTCACTTTCGTGCAGTAATGATATGAagtgcttatggttagcagcgctCCGATATCGAAGTCGCCCAACAATAAACACAATATCGAGTTAAGTTTAAGGTTCAAATAAAACGGCCAGCTGTTTTTCCCatcaaatttaacaaatttccaAGCCGAAATACTCTCTCTGCTTCAACGGTCCGTTTAAATCTAAGCGTAGCTTAGACGTTGTCTGTGCCACTAGTGATCATACTAACCTCCACGGGGAAGCTTTGGTCGAGGAAGATGCAAGTCTACATGTTTTGCGACGTAATTTTTGTCTTTCTCGGGTTTTTGGTAGCCTACGATCGAAAAATGGAGGGAATAAAtgacagtaattttttttttgcggcaAACAAACAGATTTGATAAAACTTTGATTAGATTTTTGAATCCGATGAACCAAGCGAGGTAGTTCATCATACATGAAAGGTTTAATAGTGATTAGAAAAGACACGACTGTCGTTAGTGTTCAAAACGGTAGCTGGTTTGAGATATTTTATGTTTGGTCATTGAATAACAAATACTTTTCTTTCGATAATTTGATTAAAatcactatcggtaattactaaaaatagttgttagcattccacttacttggtaacgagaaatggagagcaataatagtataacaaattgtgagaaacgacaccctctgaagtaacatagttttgagaaagaagtaatttttcactaaaatattttaattgaattcgacacctcatcagctgaggtctccaattcaagcatctaaaaacaaacaacctgcgcgaaaagggtgtttttctcccattcatctctcacaacttcggcgaccaattgagttcaaatttgcacaggtttgttattttatgcataattatgttgagatacattaaagtgagaaggctggtcttgaCATTTTACATAAGTGTCCAGTCCAAGTAAAAAGGCAGACACACTACACGTTGCCACTGGTAAGAAAATGTACCACTAACATCCGTACCTTTTGGACACGCTGTTTCACATTCCGCCACCTCCTTCTCGTCCAATCTGTCTTCAAATATTTTTCTAAGAAAAACGATGTTGAAGTCTGATTGGCAGGGTACACCTTGGGGGAACTCATCTCTGAATACAGTACAGATGCcttccaacaacaacaacaacaacaacaatggcaTTAACATCAGTAGACGGGAAAAAACAAGTGACATAAGTGGCTAATGCAACGACAGCAGCATGACAATAGCAGCAACAGCAATGGCACCGGCAGcaccagcaacagcaacaacagcaataaaggcagcagcaacaacaacgcCAAGGACAGCAACAATCATATCAACAGCAATAGTGAGCAATATCAACATAAGCCGCAGCAGTATAGTGACATCATAGACTttgttccaagtctttgatcgttgatttagtcgtcctgatagccgctacaaacagcgcACTCTTGTGATTAACCTCCGTTATTTAACCTACGATTGCGAGTTagggcgcgtgatagctaaCAATGTGTTGCGTTTTTCTTGGCTGAGATGCgaagaataaccgcgatctaagacttAAATCAAGTCTACTAACAGCATAAAAAGCaaatgtcttaaaaaaaaaaaaaaaaaaaaaaaaaaaaaaacacgttggCTGGGTGTAGTTTGCTCGACTTTTGCAGTAAATGAGAAAGAAGTTCTTTGtgaatgttttgaaattttatGAGGGTAACACTCAGTCTTAAATAAAGCAATCACTAGGCCtagttttggttttattgtCACCAATCCTGCTCTAAACGAATGAAAATTATACAACTATACTGTTCAGGTTAAGCTTTGTAAAACAAACATATGATTGACGCTATTCTTAGAACCTGGATGTTATAAAGCCATGAGGCGACAATACATATTAGGTGGGGGCGGAGGTGGGGGCGAAGGTGGGGGCGGGGGGAATGATGCTACAAAACACCAAGATTTCAGTCACCCATACTCACCAAGGCGAAATCTTTCACCCAATTCTCCACAACGATTGCATTTTGACCAACTAGTCCAAACGCTCCTCACCGGCCAAGAATACGAACCATCTGGGAAAAACggtattttttaattatgttttcttcttcattttccaattttgttttggattcatctccccccaaaacaaaatgagataaa of the Asterias rubens chromosome 3, eAstRub1.3, whole genome shotgun sequence genome contains:
- the LOC117288578 gene encoding corticosteroid 11-beta-dehydrogenase isozyme 1-like, which translates into the protein MLIECAILVLVMALCFRYYSRTVDNFNEAAIKGKRVVVTGASSGIGEQIAYHYARRGARLLITSRTEANLERVVSLCKQLGAQDASYIPLDMGDPIHTKHLIDEAKLRLGGLDHLILNHITHTPMELWNVPEMEKNLAQSIEVNFNSYVRLATYSTAMLAESQGSIAVVSSVLGLISMPFSGTYCAAKFAVHGFFDSLRLEFELQKLNVSVGIFVLGQINTSAAKNVASRLMDVDNLYLTSAEDAAYRIMTGTTNRERRVYYPLSAHFFRGWRDFLPGVVDRLVMRMYNADELAEVMKKSS
- the LOC117287988 gene encoding uncharacterized protein LOC117287988, with translation MKLELEMKCDTCNKISSKLKGQSVWEHTSTPYEPTRQQLGDEDTLPNGLMYHNNKEKLILLGARPEHKGWYYCSNVKSEKELVSIHVVTVIEMRENTKFHTCICTVFRDEFPQGVPCQSDFNIVFLRKIFEDRLDEKEVAECETACPKGYQKPEKDKNYVAKHVDLHLPRPKLPRGEEEGVIYVPEGGDVELKCPGGGITDAISWKNGSAIINSSNLRTDHVFVDYMNVLHIRGATPQDATGYDCFYGSEHVANVKLVVGLPLLVTEESNGKLKYIGFFFTGLIVILIFLMIIKDRKSQKGRL